A genomic window from Maridesulfovibrio sp. includes:
- a CDS encoding Orn/Lys/Arg decarboxylase N-terminal domain-containing protein has translation MKITRHMWPVLIVSAQFDAKTDEGLRLRNLEEELTQEQECSVYPSYSYEDAAEIFISRADLGAVVIDWDINFERYSEDEGPEYLLKEIRKRNKNIPIFLLTERITMANIPTDVLAQINECLWKTADTAEFLAGRIETRLVEYVQSVFPIFFGEMVKYSEAYKYAWHTPGHMGGEGFLKSPAGVAMHKFYGENVFRSDLSISVPELGSLLDHSGVVGNAEKNSARVFGADHTYYVLNGTSNVNQIIWRSQLVRDDIAFVDRNCHKSLNYAMVITDAYPIYMVPRRNKRGIIGPCRLSEFSEESIQTKVRENSLIPEELKEQSVRMSALTNSTYDGVCYNVINIKKQLQKSVDNLHFDEAWYAYARFHPMYKDHFGMADDDLNEHHPPIFCSHSTHKLLTAFSQASMLHVRDGSSIKIDPDELNESYMMHGSTSPQYSMIASLDVATKMMEDSGEVLMHDTMVEAVNLRKKVSMIASEMKEKDSWFFEMWQPEKVLVGKDYKKFEDVDTEYLCTHQHPWVFTAEDNWHGFEDMEEEYAMLDPIKLTFTTPGLRHDGSMEDEGIPASIVTDYLINHGIVCEKTDYYSFLMLNSIGTTKAKQGSLLAGLLKFKEVYDANRPLDIVLPALVKNYPETYSGVGVKDHCDAIHNYYKEHRLLDKMQAAFQVIPEQAIKPSEAYHAVVRKNVEYVELSEMKDRIPAVMVVPYPPGIPIIMGGEILNSKAQPVFDYLMARQDFENVFPGYESDIHGVERIERGGKKYFKTMCLKK, from the coding sequence ATGAAAATTACCAGACATATGTGGCCGGTTCTTATTGTTTCAGCACAATTTGATGCTAAAACAGATGAAGGCTTACGGTTGCGAAATCTTGAAGAAGAATTGACACAAGAACAGGAATGTTCGGTTTACCCTTCATACAGTTACGAAGATGCTGCTGAAATATTCATTTCGCGAGCCGATTTGGGAGCTGTTGTTATTGATTGGGACATAAACTTTGAACGTTACAGCGAAGACGAAGGTCCTGAATATCTACTCAAAGAGATCCGCAAGCGGAATAAGAACATTCCCATTTTCCTGCTTACTGAAAGAATCACCATGGCGAACATTCCTACGGATGTTCTGGCCCAGATTAATGAATGCCTATGGAAAACAGCAGATACCGCTGAATTTTTAGCCGGACGCATTGAGACCCGGCTCGTAGAATACGTTCAGTCCGTATTCCCTATTTTCTTTGGGGAAATGGTTAAATATTCAGAAGCTTACAAATACGCTTGGCATACTCCCGGACATATGGGTGGCGAAGGTTTTCTCAAAAGCCCCGCCGGAGTTGCCATGCATAAATTTTACGGTGAGAACGTTTTCCGCTCCGATCTTTCCATATCCGTGCCGGAACTCGGCTCCCTGCTTGATCACAGCGGAGTTGTAGGCAATGCAGAAAAGAACTCCGCCCGAGTATTTGGCGCTGACCACACCTACTATGTGCTTAACGGAACCTCAAACGTCAACCAGATCATATGGCGCAGCCAGCTGGTCCGCGACGATATCGCCTTTGTGGACCGCAACTGCCACAAATCACTTAACTATGCCATGGTAATCACCGATGCATACCCGATCTACATGGTTCCCAGACGCAACAAGCGCGGTATAATCGGTCCCTGCCGCCTTTCTGAATTTTCCGAAGAATCCATCCAAACCAAGGTTCGTGAAAACTCACTCATTCCCGAAGAACTTAAGGAGCAGAGCGTGCGGATGTCCGCACTGACGAACTCCACATACGACGGAGTCTGCTATAATGTAATCAATATAAAAAAACAGCTCCAGAAAAGTGTGGACAACCTCCATTTTGACGAAGCGTGGTACGCCTATGCCCGCTTCCATCCCATGTACAAAGACCATTTCGGCATGGCTGATGATGATCTTAATGAACATCATCCGCCGATCTTCTGCTCCCACTCCACCCACAAACTGCTGACCGCCTTTTCGCAGGCCTCCATGCTACATGTCCGCGACGGAAGCAGCATCAAGATAGATCCTGATGAACTCAACGAATCTTACATGATGCACGGATCCACATCCCCCCAGTACAGCATGATCGCCTCCCTCGATGTCGCCACCAAGATGATGGAAGACAGCGGCGAAGTGCTTATGCATGACACCATGGTAGAAGCTGTTAATCTGAGGAAAAAGGTTTCCATGATCGCCAGCGAAATGAAAGAAAAAGACAGCTGGTTCTTTGAAATGTGGCAGCCGGAAAAGGTTCTCGTAGGCAAAGACTACAAAAAATTTGAAGATGTGGACACTGAATATCTGTGCACACACCAACACCCTTGGGTCTTCACAGCTGAAGATAACTGGCACGGTTTCGAAGACATGGAAGAAGAATACGCCATGCTCGATCCCATCAAGCTGACTTTCACAACCCCGGGGCTGCGTCATGACGGCAGCATGGAAGATGAGGGAATCCCGGCCTCAATCGTAACCGACTACCTGATCAACCACGGTATAGTTTGCGAAAAAACCGACTACTATTCCTTCCTCATGCTCAACTCCATCGGAACCACCAAAGCCAAGCAGGGTTCTCTTCTGGCCGGACTGCTTAAATTCAAGGAAGTATACGACGCCAACCGGCCCCTTGATATAGTCCTGCCGGCTTTAGTTAAAAATTACCCGGAAACATACTCCGGGGTTGGAGTAAAAGACCACTGCGACGCGATACACAACTACTACAAAGAACACAGACTGCTCGATAAGATGCAAGCCGCATTTCAGGTTATCCCGGAACAAGCCATAAAGCCGTCCGAAGCATATCACGCCGTGGTCCGCAAAAATGTGGAATATGTCGAACTATCAGAAATGAAAGATCGCATTCCGGCAGTGATGGTTGTTCCTTACCCCCCCGGCATCCCGATCATTATGGGTGGCGAAATTCTAAACAGCAAAGCTCAGCCCGTATTTGACTATCTGATGGCGCGTCAGGACTTCGAAAACGTTTTCCCCGGCTACGAAAGCGATATCCACGGAGTGGAGCGCATTGAACGCGGAGGTAAGAAATACTTCAAAACCATGTGCCTGAAGAAATAA